The Acipenser ruthenus chromosome 11, fAciRut3.2 maternal haplotype, whole genome shotgun sequence region ACGTTAATTAACTTAAAGCCTTTCTCACTCCAAAATAATATAGCTGTCGTCTAGTTTGTTCCAGTATTTTAGAACAGATTCAGCCATAGCCACCAATGCCAAGGCTTATACAGTTGTAAACAGCTTTCACTTTAAAACCTGGCTTGATTTTTGCTTTGACAAGCAAATCTTGAGCTCTGCCACTGGGGTAGACAGGGGGATTGAAAACACAATTAAACATTCAGGCTGAAGTACAAAAGGAACATTGTTCACACGTCCCTGCTTAGGtcagcaaaaaacaacaacaaaaaaaaaaaccctcccctACCATTCAAAAGAACAACCAACAAACAATGAAATACAAGAGCATTTATCATTCTTTTCTGCTTCCATTTCCCAAGCAAACTTAATGCAATTTCCAAAGAACTGGCAGCTTGCAGTTTTATTTTCACGCATGCAtaccacacaaaaacaaacagtcctTATGCATCAAGGGCTGTGCATACTGTGCCGAACAGGCAAATGCTATCAAATAAGAGACTACACATAGACCAATCATGCCATGTACTGTAGGTCAGGTGTGTACAGAGTTGGCccttccattcctggtctttgttctagccctgttctaaattgtttaattgacccTGACATACTTTgttatatcattttacctgttaaacgtggagtggaatggccctccaggactgggattggacacccctaCTGTAATCAGTAGATGAAACTGTACAGCCAACTAAAGAGAATGGTGGTTACAACCCTTGCTAACCTTTAAAACACTTATACTGGTATCTGTTTCCTCTGCTAATCCCAGGGAATCAGTACATAATCTTATAAAGACCCCAAACCATGACAGGCTTTGCCAGCAGACTctaaactttatttatttcacGTGGCCGTTCTGAATCTGTTCTTATTGTTTttgattttgtatatattttttgtatataggTTTATATATTGGTTTTATTCTGGTTTGTCAACTGACAGTATGCAAAGAGCCTTACATGAAATGTGTTTGCATAGTATATAATGtagtatagttttaaaaatatattctgcACATGTGCACAGAACAGTATGTGTCTTTTCTTATCTCACCCTTGGAGTTCCGTAACGTTTATAATCAGTGCTTATTTTACAAAATCCAATTCTGAAATGGAATGCGTCTCAGCCTTTCATTCCCCTGTTGTGTGCAGCTGCCGTATCTCCTCCTGAACTCCCCTGGGACTGAGATGAAGCCCAGAATGTACCCGGTGTTCTTCGGAGAAAGCATCGAGGTCAAATCAGAACCAGCTAAAGAAATCAGGTCAGTTAAAAGAAGCAGGTGATGCTTTTCTATTCACTGCACCTCCTTGAGGTTTACATCATGTTGAGCAGAATATCGTGTGTGCACAACTGTATGGCTTGCAGTTTCGCTGCTTATTTAATTAAGCAATATTCTACACCAGGGGTgaccaatcctggtcctggagagccgcagggtcttctggttttcgttccacccgagttctccgttacttaattgaaccaattatttttgcaattgagccaattgttttttttaaacggtcAACACTAACATGTTTCCTAGGTCTTtggccattgatgatttaaagagacccagaaaacctgcaggattggccACTGCTTTTCTACACCATCACCACCTTTACAACCAATCAGATCGCTCTGTCGCTGTAGGATATGTCACATTACAGCTTTTTCTGTAGTTAAGGAAATTCAACAAGAAAAACAACATTCCAACTGGCTAAAGTACCGCATAAGAGAGCAAAGTAAAAAAGAAGACTGTTTAGATTCATTCAGATATCCCAGtataaaagcaaaagaaaggaaacaaaaacatgtttcatgGTATTTTTCTATAAAGTAATGGTGCctgatttgtttttaagtgcagtAAAGGTGGAGGTaaacattccaaattctaaaataaacgaCTTGCCAGGCATTTCTTATAATTGGGAATGTTAACCCCCTTGTGCTTTACACTTAAAAACTAATTATGGCTTAAATACACCTTGAAATGTGATTGGCTGAGATGATCTGTGAGGTTTAGATCATTAGAATTTTATAATGGATCCATTGAGGTGCAAATACTGTCTGGGTTTTTTTGAGAGCAGACTTTTTCTTTGGGGTAAGAGTGGTGATTGACCAGCAACGGTTCGACCAGTAATGAGAACATGTTTCTGAGTGGTCGGGGGTTTACATTTTCTTCAGTATTTAATTCTTAAATCCAGCATTAGTTCGCCTGCTCTGTGGATTAGCTCCTCACTGATTATATTTAGATAGCAGTGCCACCTAGTTGCTGGAACTGGAACTGTTCTTCTCAGAGTGGAATCAGTTAGTCTTAGCTGTCAAAAGTCATTCCTGGAGCTGCCGTTATGGAGCAAGGACactgttgttttgtgtttacaattacctccCTATCTTTTGCCCCCTGTTCTTGCATTCTTGAAAAAAAcatatgtaacgggcagtgttgtgatgGATTCTGTCGTCccgttggtgagatgaggttaaaagctctaaaaccacgaatgcagaggagcccggctcttttgcattgtggttaagatgcttgcttgcggtgTGTGGGGTCCCCAGTTCGCGGCCAGCCTTCTCCCTGTTACACATAGACAGTTCCAAATGAATGATTTATCAAAGAACTTTTCTTCTTTTTACCTCTGACaacatattttaattgaaattgcatttctttttcattCCAGGTGCAACTCGGAGGTGAAGTACGACTCCGACAAGCACTACAGAAATGAAGTCTACTGCGCCCCGATCCCCACCGTCACCTCTTACAGCGAGACCTTCATCGCGGCCCCTAACTGCACGTGGCGGAACTACAAGTCTGAGCTCCAGTTCGAGCCCCGGCAGAAAGCACTGCGGTTCCAGAGCACAACCATCATCTTCCCCAAGCACGCCAAGAATATTTACAGAACCACCCTCAACTACAACTCTGCCAGCGCCAAAAGATGGTTTGTGTCCAGTGTGCAGCTGAAGTCGAGCGAGGACGTCAGCCCCTGTATAATCTACACCGAGGACCTTTAACTGGTGCAAAGCTCATCCcctagtgagagagagagagagagtcctgtAAAGACTGACACGCTGGGCTTAGCGGCTGTTTGCTAACAGTGAAAAGGTACTTGAAATTTTAATGGCAGGACTTGTGCTGTCTGGATgactgtacatatttatatacaTCATATACATTTGCTGCCTAAAGCAgacatttttaatgttattgcTTAGTCGTCTTGGTATAGGGTAACgctcttatttttgttttagtttgtggtTTATTTGTGTTCTGGGATTTGGTGGAATGTGCCCCCTCAAGACTACGACTATATCTCCTGGGTTGGGAGTGAGACTGGGAGACAAGCACTTTTTCTTTCATTCCTTAAGCACTACTCCCACAAGGCTTCAAGCCCAGAGGCGGGGTATCACCAACAATAATACTATTGGGGGGCTATTGCCTACTTACCTGACTGCCTGTCAGATGTAGCAGCGGTGTATGAGGGAAACAGAATTGAGAGTTTCTGATAAGATTAGGCAGGTGTGGTGCCTTTGATTGCTCTGGTATACCCTCCTTGGTCCTTTTGCTCAATATaccaaacatttttcatttgaaattgcccGCGCTACTGTCAGCGAGAGAGCCCTCgtgtatagtttattttatccAAAATCACATCTCAGCTTCATATGAAAACAATATCCTACAATAGTGTCAGGGTAGTGCCTTTTAAATATTGGATGTAATATTAAGCATTTGAATGCGCAATGCagattcattttaatatattttcggTTGTGTTTCTGAAACAGATTACTATGCTCATGAGTAAAATCATTCACCTGGTGTATAATATAAgtgcctttgttttcttttttacacatgATTTAGTGGtagcatgaaaaaaaacaaaaactcccaAATTGTCTGTATTGTGGACCAAATATTTCATACAGAATCAGGTCAAGCTGCGATGCACTGATATGTAAAGAAATATCAGCAATGCAAGGCCTTATTACTTCAGTAGGAAGGCTTGTTTTACTTGTGGCAGATGTAATtctataataatgttttaaattattgcGTCAGTGTACTTTAACCAGCTTTTCTCTTTGCTAAATGTATCTAGTCAAAAAGGTAACATTACATTCTGAAGGACAGCTAAGAAGGATTTTCAAGCGGAAAAACTGATGCTGCAGAGACGGACAAGAATTGTGCTTCAACTTATGTTTATCAGTCAttcttaaaaaatacaaaacattttcaatgagAAAAAACAAGTTCAAATGACAACACCAAAGAGATGACTTTTCTAAAGTCGACAGGAGTCTGATTCGTTCGATAGGTCTTTGTGGGCCTTCCCTTAGCTTTGGTCATTACCTAGCACTGGCTTTGGCTTGGAGGCCCGGTTTATGCCATACACTGTACCTACAGTATCTGTAAGATATATTTATAAGGTTGAAATCTGGGGAAAATCTAAAGTGATGCAATGTTTGTGTCCTCCACTGTAGATCTGTATATCTTAAAAAGCCTCCACACCTGAATTGCATTACTGCACCGCTAATGCCAAATAACTGGCTTAGGAAGCCCTGGTTTGTTGTTGTAACCTCATCGAGGGAATAACCATAAATAtgcttgttgttttttaatgACCGAGACATGGACGCTGTAAACATTCATATCACTGTGCAATATCATTCGTCTCATGTCCTCTTTCCAGTTGTGCATCTTGGGCCCTAATTTTCAGAAGTTGGGTAATGGGGTTTACTAAATAGCAAGGATTATATCTTACTTTTGACATTTTAGGCCCTTAGCACAAAACTTTTGaattcacacacaaaatgtaTTCCATATGAGATACACAGCGTGTGCTAGCAAGCTTCAAACATTTTAGCCCTGCAGGTAGATGCATGTGTTTCTTGAAGCTGCGCTACAGTTAATGGGATGTGAGCAGCAGCCGCCACAGATTGCGTTCAAGGATAGAAAATGTAACTGGAAGGAAATCCCTCAAGTCTGCCTCTGTTTCACTGTGATTTACAAGCCTGGTACCCTGGCCTGGTGCGGGAAGCTGGACATGAAGCAGGAAACACAATGAATCATAAATCAGCTTTTTACAGCTTGTCACAGGCACTTATAAAACGGCTGAAACATAAAAAACGTTTATAAAGCTCTGCCACCACAACGCTGTGTTGCTAATACAGCGTGTGCACATAGCACTGCCTGATAACTCTGAAGATCAGCGGCATCTGATACTACCCAGGTCACTCTTACCAGTATCAGCCGCATGCCATTTATTCCAATATAGAGCAATGCACTCCTTATCCATCTTTTTGTACTCTACTGTAGCATTTAAAAGTGCTTTACGGAACAGATCAGCTCTTATGTAGGCAAATGACCACCCATAACCTAAATCCTCAATCATAAAAATTAgagtactgctaaaaaaaataacatggtgATAAAAATCAGAACATGGTTTCAATGAAAAGACTTGCACTGCATGACTGCTTTTTCCAGTCAGTTTAGCTGCCCTTCAAATCTAACTTACTGTCTGTCTTTCATGTTGTTTGCCGTGCAAACTCTCAAAATGTAATCCTATAAAaacgaaatatatatatatatatataaatagtactTGAAGAAGTGACCAAATCtttttgaggatttttttttttttttaaatctgttcccGACAGAAAAATTAAGagattttacaaaatatatatatataaacaaaacaaaaacaaaatagtcaGTTTTTAAACACATTGCATGTTAGTTGTTGAGTGTTGTAAATGTAAATTCCATTGGATTAAGTGAGGGAGAAACAAATAAAGGGATGCTTTTTGAGACCAGTtcaaccacccctgcgctgactcgggagggcgaagatgaacacacgctgtcctccgaagcgtgtgccgtcaatgcggaccgctttttttcacactgcagactcaccatgcagccacccaagagctacagcgtcggaggacaacgcagctctcgggcacccggccagactacaggggtcgctagtgcgcagtgagccgaggacaccctgactgacctaaccctccctccccctgggcgacgctcggccaattgagcgccgccccctgggagctctcgtcctcgatcggcaaaggaatagcctggattcgaactcgcgacttgcaggctatagagcgcatcctgcactcacgtggagcgcctttactggatgcgccactcgggagccccagaatGATAAACTTTTAAACATTGATGCTAGAGCTAAGAGTTCTGCCCTCccagaaacacagaaaaaaagtccTGACCTAGAAAAAATGTGCTAAGTGAATTGAAACAGAAGCCTGGCTGCCTAATCTAAGGTACAGATTCCCTTTTGTGCAGCTGTGCCAGGACTCGGGTTCAGCAACTATTGTGAGATATTGTAAGCGCTGTATACTTAATGAATGAAAGTACTTTTGTTTTCACAGGGGTGGGTTTAGTAGCCACTGAATCCTAGTGGTTCTGTTTTTAATATACAGGGAGTCAGTCTTCCTTGCATGCTGCCACATGTGCTACTGAAACTTATCCTCACCAAAGGCTTGGAGAGTTTGCGTTTTATCGACATAATGATATGTGATTTGTAATAAGACATGCTGAAGGAGGTATTAAAAAACCTTTATAAATTCCCTCCCCAGTCAGTTGTTTTGTAGATTTCAGGATGTTAATTTCTATCCAGTTCATCACTGCCAGGAAAACAATTGTGCCTGTGATGTTGCACCTTATTGCAATATTTATAATCAAACTCACCTTAACGTTTTAATGCCGTCATCtacgtttttaaatattttgacaATTATTAACAAGGAAAACTGTTTAGTACAATGCAATTCTACGGGCACCTTGCTAGTAGAAATACTTGTGTCATATTATAAAGTAATTATGATGCTTCTATAATTCCTGATTATTTTTACTAGGTAATGTTAATAGCTGCCTAATACATCCTGTTTCACACATTTAGATGTATAATGAATTCTTCATAATGGATCCTTAAGCTAAAGTGTTGTTAAATATACATCCTGATACATGTACGTTATGTACTAACCTTTTAATGTTTGTATTACTGGTcttattttaaatgttgcttACCTCGGTTTTTTTTCCTCACACACGGTCTGCCAGTTTCTCTTTATGTTGTTCAACACTGCATAATTACATCACAGAATTGCTgccgttttttgtttttgttattattatttaagaaataTGTATTCTGTTGAAGATAATGATATTCCTGTATGtttatgcattttaaattcaaaatacaTCGCAGAAGGACTATGAGACAAAGGAGTATGTTTTATGAATTTTATACAAGTGTGGGTCACACTGTATGTTTAACAGTACTGATTGTGTATAACAGTGAGAGCAGCTGGGCTGGAATTGTATAATTGCTGTTTCAGACTGTTGAATGAAGATGGTTGTGGTGAAGGTGCAGAAAGACAATGTggactaaataaaacaaacaaaactggtgCCTTATACAATAGTTCCAATCAGTTGCCGAGGTTCTAAATGTAGTTACAGAAATAAAGTTGTTCCTATTGTTATAGCCTGTAAAAGGAGGCAGGGAACTTCGGTAGTTTTGGACATTATTCAAAGCCTGGCTCATACTGATCAATGGTGACTTTCTGTAAAGCACattgaaaaaagttgaaatgtTGCCTTAAGTTACACCTCGTTTAAGTCAACAAGCATGAAGTTGAACAAAACTCTACTTCACACAAGTTTATCACATTCTGTAGCTGGGTTCCAATTTCAGTAGCACTTCATCAAACCTGTCTCAGAGACCTGCTAGACTTCCTTATCTCCAGCCCCCAATTATTAAATGCTGCTGCAGCCACCCAAGAGAAATCTTCAAAGGTTTTGTACAATCatttttgaacccccccccccccccccccaaccctgcCTCCAAAAAGATGGATACCAGCTGATTTGCTTTCTCATCTCAGTCAGTAGTGACCTTCCAGAATACAGCACTGTGCTTTGGAATTTTTAAAAGTTTGTGGTTTGTCTCTACCACAGTACCTACGGCATACGTGTCCTTGATGGCAGTGAAAGATGTAGCTGGTCCGAGCAGAGTAGAGAA contains the following coding sequences:
- the LOC117426358 gene encoding refilin-A-like → MVGHLHLQAMDDSLKGKNREGLLDSPDSGLPPSPSPPFYSISPGILESRAGGSSTPIEQHGYNYRKESKEGKLLPYLLLNSPGTEMKPRMYPVFFGESIEVKSEPAKEIRCNSEVKYDSDKHYRNEVYCAPIPTVTSYSETFIAAPNCTWRNYKSELQFEPRQKALRFQSTTIIFPKHAKNIYRTTLNYNSASAKRWFVSSVQLKSSEDVSPCIIYTEDL